A region of the Muricauda sp. MAR_2010_75 genome:
ATGGTTCCTCCATATTGATCACGTTCTCGATCTTTGCCTGTATAATGGCCAAGGGGGTCTGCATCTCATGGGATACATCCTCCGTATATTGTTTCAGGTTCCGATAATCCGAACGGACCTTATTGGTCAAGATCTTGATCTCTGAATTCAATTCGGAGAACTCCAGGATTCCACTGTCCATCAGGGCGATGGGAGCATCGGAGCTGAGCGAAAACCGTTTCATTTGCTCCAGGTTGTGGAAAAAAGGGGTCCACAGTTTTTGGTTCCTCGAACGATTCACATAAAACAGGAACAGGAATACCAAAAGGATGATCACCAAATAGGAAATGACCACGGCGATCAGGATATTCTCCGATTCCACCACAAGTGCGCGGACCGTGATCCTATAATTTTCACCATTGATGGCGGAGAAGGTGGACAGTTCCCTGAACTCTTCCATTTCATCCTGGGAGGGATCATAGATGATGGTATCCTTTAGCACCTCATTGCCCAACCGGGATACCTTTTGGATCTCGACCACCGGGGACAATTGAAAAGGCTCCGGATTTTCGATCAGGGAACTTTCGATCCGTGCCTCTGTCGAACGGAGCTCTTCCTCCACTTCAGACTGGAGCAGGTTCCTCAGATAGAAATAAAGGGCCACCGTACTGACCAACATCAACAGGGCACTGATCCCCAAAAAAGTTTTGGAGGTCTTTCTGATCAATCGTATTTTTTTCAAGGTATCCCCCATAGATCACTCTTCCACGAACTTATACCCACTTCCGTAGGCCGTTTTGATATACTTGGCCCCTGCTTCGGTCAATTTTTTGCGCAGGTTGTTGATATGGACATAAATAAAATCAAAATTATCCGCAAGATCGCTATGATCCCCCCATAAATGTTCGGCGATGATCTCTTTGGAAAGCACCCGTCCCTTATTGGTGACAAAAAAAAGCAAGAGATCGAATTCCTTACGGGTCAAGGAAAGGGCTTGCTCATTGACATAAGCGGTCCTAGAGCGCGTATCAATGGAAATCTCGTGGAACTCCAAACGGTCATTGCCCCCAAACTTGCCCCTTCTCAAAACCGCCTTTATCCTCGAATTGAGTTCGGCCAAATGAAAGGGTTTGGTCAAATAGTCATCGGCACCCAGATCCAATCCTTCCAGTTTATCGTCCAAGGAATTGTTGGCGGAGATGATGATGGTCGGGGTCTCCGAACGGTTGCGCTTCAACAGTTTTAGGATATCCAATCCACTACCGGTGATCAGGTTGATGTCCAGGACCAACAGATCATATTCATAGAGGTCAATCTTATAGAGGGCCTCGTGGTAGTCTGAAGCCATTTCACAGACATTGCCATCCCTTTCCAAATAGGTGGCAATGGATTTCTGGAGTTCGGTCTCGTCTTCTGCAATAAGGATCTTCATACCATAAATTTATGGTATAAAAATAGATCTCAAATCTTTAGGAATTCTAAAGTCGCCATCTACACTTCCAGCAATGGATCAGGTTGTTGCGACTGATGTCCCTTTCATTCCTTCACTAACAAACTATCCATGACTTGAATCGGACGGTTGGATGACAATGATATGCTGATGTGCCAATGCTTTTAATACAGCTGGAAGCCAGTTCCATTTTTCCTGAGGTGTACCATTCCTATTTCATTTCCTTTCTTGGCCAACACTATAACCTTTGTTATGGCAAAATTTTGTTTTCATGTTAAATTATATACCCTATAAGGGATTCCACTTCTCTTTATCGATAGGTCAATAGTTGAGCTCCAACCTTCTGCCTCCACGGCTTTCCAAGAGAATCAGTCTTAGATGCTCCTTATGGGATAGGACAAATTTGGGTAGCACAAGTACAAATCGTTGGGAAGTCCCGGTTTTAATAATTTTGGGTCGTTCAAAGATATAGTGGGGTTCCAACCTGGTTTCTTGATACGAGGATCTCCGTTTCAAGCTGCCATTTATCCTTAGGGCCTCAAGGGTGCCTACTTCAAAATCAATGCCTGATCGGTTGTGCACCTCTACGACCATAAATACTTGAGCGTTTCGGTAGACCAACCTTTTCAACCGCAATCGGATTCCCTTTCTTCGCACCGATGCCAAGGCACCATTTCCATCACTTGATAGCAATCCACTTAAAAAAGCAAATCGAGCTGTGTGGGAAGCCAAGGAATCCCCTTTTTTACCAGGTAATGGCTGTACTGGACCAATGCTGTGCGCCTTGTCCACAAAAAAATGGGTTTGGGCAACGTTTTCCCTATAGGCCACCTTAAATTCATATGCTTGTCCGTCCATGGTGACCACCAAAAGGTTGGTAATGGTGTTGGCTGTGGCCTGCAATAGCCCAAAATATTGAGCTTCTTCCCGGTTATAGGTAAAGATCGCTTTAGTGTTTCCCGTTATAGCCTGTTTGATGGGACTGGGAAAAAAGAGGGCCACGTTCATTTGTGAATTGGCTTGGATGGTGTCCAAAACCTTTTGGCCCGATACGGTGTGCCCATAGGCCATTAGCATTACTGCAATGATGACGTTTAGTGTTCTCATGATCTAGGTATTAAGAAAAATTGATAATGGTCGGAAATCTGAACTTTAACGGTACGTTGATCACGCTGAAATATGCGTTTGATCCCATTGAACTGGGGCACACCCGGCACATTGATCTCTCCAAGGCCCTCATCCAAAGACCGATCCACCACTTCACCCCGCAGATGGTTCTTCACATAAATCCCTTCCTGCCCATCCTGGGCATCATAGGCTTGCATATCCATAAGGGTTGTCCCCAATCGGGTAAGTTCCACCATCACCCGGTTGGGCCTTATCTTTACAAAGCCATAGAGGCGGGTACCTCCTGGCATCCTTTTCCCATCCACAACATAGTCATGGGCGAGTCGCAAGTCCAATCGTTGTCCATCCCGAAGGGTCTGGTCCCCATCCACATACACCTTGGCCACAGCAGTAGTTGGTAAATTTCCATCGGAACGGTTCCTTTTTGGATTGGAGGCAAAGAACAGTTGATGTACCAATCCTAGCTCCGTTTCCGTCCTTGGGGAACCCATTGTCAACTTTTCATCGTCTACCTTTACCTTCTTTACAGTCCCCAACTTGGGCATTACACCTGCATCCGATACAGAATTTTTTTTTGCAGTAAAGGCATTGATATCATAGACGCTGT
Encoded here:
- a CDS encoding response regulator transcription factor, which gives rise to MKILIAEDETELQKSIATYLERDGNVCEMASDYHEALYKIDLYEYDLLVLDINLITGSGLDILKLLKRNRSETPTIIISANNSLDDKLEGLDLGADDYLTKPFHLAELNSRIKAVLRRGKFGGNDRLEFHEISIDTRSRTAYVNEQALSLTRKEFDLLLFFVTNKGRVLSKEIIAEHLWGDHSDLADNFDFIYVHINNLRKKLTEAGAKYIKTAYGSGYKFVEE
- the traM gene encoding conjugative transposon protein TraM, which produces MKTQKNKIVFVLVLACMVLFITIYSIVTFGKPKKESLDVGRIPMPDLEDTSVEFETKLEAVEAIKVEKQSTAPQVYPDHMVDDKGYFNPDYMEYEKQRIIDSVYDINAFTAKKNSVSDAGVMPKLGTVKKVKVDDEKLTMGSPRTETELGLVHQLFFASNPKRNRSDGNLPTTAVAKVYVDGDQTLRDGQRLDLRLAHDYVVDGKRMPGGTRLYGFVKIRPNRVMVELTRLGTTLMDMQAYDAQDGQEGIYVKNHLRGEVVDRSLDEGLGEINVPGVPQFNGIKRIFQRDQRTVKVQISDHYQFFLIPRS
- a CDS encoding DUF4138 domain-containing protein, producing the protein MRTLNVIIAVMLMAYGHTVSGQKVLDTIQANSQMNVALFFPSPIKQAITGNTKAIFTYNREEAQYFGLLQATANTITNLLVVTMDGQAYEFKVAYRENVAQTHFFVDKAHSIGPVQPLPGKKGDSLASHTARFAFLSGLLSSDGNGALASVRRKGIRLRLKRLVYRNAQVFMVVEVHNRSGIDFEVGTLEALRINGSLKRRSSYQETRLEPHYIFERPKIIKTGTSQRFVLVLPKFVLSHKEHLRLILLESRGGRRLELNY